One Bacillus sp. F19 genomic region harbors:
- a CDS encoding amino acid permease: MENNNTQLNNQNEPELKRDLKTSQLTMIAMGCAIGTGLFLGSGLAIKTAGPSVLLSYGLGAFIVLLLMGCLAEMTVAHPTSGSFGTISEKYINPMAGFLVRYSYWVANVLAVGVEVSAIAVYMKYWFPDVPGFVWILFFAAVLIYVNATSVNTFATFEYWFSMIKISAIVGFILLGSYVLFGASGQPDIGPENIVNDGGFMPFGWWGMWVAIFISLFSFLGTEMIAVTSGEAKDPDIAVPKALKATVFRLSTFYVLTIGIMLMIVPWQSASVDKSPFVKVMEILNIPGASGIMNFIILTAALSAMNSQLYASTRMMFSLSRGNFAPAFLGKINKKGVPTRALAVSTLGIFIAAGVNALLPGSSYALMMGISMFGAIFTWFMVFVSHLFFRRKWEKMGGRKLPVRMLGFPYLTILGAFLLFSLSITTWFTDFKIMLQFGIPWLLFLSIVYYIWKKRNMNEKSSQESDVFLKENIE, encoded by the coding sequence ATGGAGAACAACAATACTCAATTGAATAATCAAAATGAACCGGAACTAAAGCGTGATTTAAAAACAAGCCAGCTTACGATGATTGCTATGGGGTGTGCCATCGGAACAGGGCTGTTCCTTGGAAGCGGGCTAGCCATTAAAACAGCAGGTCCCAGTGTTTTGCTCAGTTATGGGTTAGGTGCATTTATCGTATTACTTTTAATGGGATGTTTAGCTGAAATGACGGTCGCCCATCCTACCTCAGGATCTTTTGGAACAATTTCTGAAAAATACATTAATCCAATGGCAGGCTTTCTTGTTCGTTATTCATATTGGGTAGCCAATGTCCTTGCTGTTGGGGTAGAAGTAAGTGCAATAGCAGTGTATATGAAATACTGGTTTCCTGATGTGCCTGGCTTCGTATGGATTTTGTTTTTTGCAGCTGTATTGATTTATGTCAACGCTACTAGTGTAAACACATTTGCTACATTTGAGTATTGGTTCTCCATGATAAAAATTAGCGCAATTGTTGGTTTCATTCTACTTGGTTCCTATGTTCTATTCGGTGCATCTGGACAGCCGGATATAGGTCCAGAAAATATTGTGAATGACGGAGGTTTTATGCCGTTTGGCTGGTGGGGGATGTGGGTTGCTATTTTTATTTCTCTATTCAGCTTTTTAGGAACAGAAATGATAGCGGTTACATCAGGGGAAGCAAAGGACCCAGACATTGCGGTGCCAAAAGCATTGAAAGCAACTGTATTCCGTTTGTCTACATTCTATGTGCTCACAATTGGCATCATGTTAATGATTGTTCCATGGCAATCAGCGTCAGTCGATAAAAGTCCTTTTGTAAAAGTAATGGAAATCTTGAACATTCCAGGTGCATCTGGAATTATGAATTTTATCATATTAACAGCTGCACTATCAGCTATGAATAGCCAGCTATATGCTTCAACACGCATGATGTTTTCATTATCAAGGGGGAACTTTGCACCAGCTTTTTTAGGGAAAATTAACAAAAAAGGAGTTCCGACAAGAGCCCTTGCCGTTTCAACTCTTGGGATTTTTATTGCTGCAGGAGTTAATGCGCTGCTTCCGGGTTCATCCTATGCATTAATGATGGGAATTTCCATGTTTGGTGCTATATTCACATGGTTTATGGTGTTTGTTTCTCATTTGTTTTTCAGAAGAAAGTGGGAGAAAATGGGCGGACGTAAATTACCTGTTAGAATGCTGGGTTTTCCATATTTAACGATATTAGGTGCGTTTCTTCTATTTAGTTTATCAATTACAACATGGTTTACAGATTTCAAGATTATGCTTCAATTCGGGATTCCATGGTTACTGTTTTTATCTATTGTTTATTATATTTGGAAAAAAAGAAATATGAACGAAAAGTCATCACAGGAATCGGATGTTTTTCTGAAAGAGAATATAGAATAG